The Poecilia reticulata strain Guanapo linkage group LG4, Guppy_female_1.0+MT, whole genome shotgun sequence genomic interval GCAGCGGCAGACAGAGCGGTGACTGACCTCcctctgcctgcctgcctgcttcTGTGTCTGTCAATGCCGACAGGAAAAGAGTTCAGACCCGAACCAGAATGGCACGCTGCTACAAAGAACAAAATTACCTTGCTGCTCTGAAAGCCTTCAAGCGCCCTCAGCGCGCTGTCAGTGAGTTTAACGTGAAAGACGGTGACATTACTGCCGTTGCTCACTCTTCCACAGGACAGTCCGTAGCACTGCTCCTCCTTCAGCGCCGCCATCTTACCCACCGTTCCCACACTCTGTCGTAAACCGAGAAGTCCCATTGCTTTTCATTGAATATTCAGTGGCTGGTCACCGATGAAGTCACTGATCTGCGAGGAAGCCTGTACagttacattttctaaaaccgTATGCTTATATATATTACAACGTGTCTGTTGTTAAGTTAAATTAAAGGAATATTATATAGAATATGTGTCTTTCTGataattgtcaaaataaatactttttttccctcagtgtcGCGACATTATTGTGAGAACTTAAAAAGTTTGGTGACCTCAAGTCAAATGGAttatatgatatgatatgatatgagtAAGATTTAGTTGGAGGCGTAACTTTAAAATCTTGCTGATATTTGTTTGTACTTATCTGCACACTAGCCACAAAACCGAATGCCTTTTAAAAATAGAAGTGGTGTAAGGTCCCTTACATGGGAAGGACATAGAGATTTTATTATGTAGTATGAAGCAAAACATCATACGTTTAGATTATGAGTAACAACGGTGACGGAATAAATAATGTATGTttccaaagaaacaaaattcattgaaattaataaatttttgGATGCATTCTGTCCCAATTTACCTACAACTGATAAAGATTAACTTATCATCCAAAATTTATCGctctacatttttttcccagaaaactTTAGCATTTACAGCCTTTAACAAAACCTGAATTTTACATTAGTTTATCTGAAATTGTTGAGGTACTTATGTTCATCCATTTTACCTCAGTATGTTTACTACAATCATCCGACTCTGTGGACCCTGAAGTTGGGGGTTGCAAACTCAACTTAAATactcttaaaaatacaatatatgaagaAGTGAATTAGTCTCAAATAGTAATACAGTTTGGTTGCTTAAACTCTTAGTATTGCCATCTGGATTTAAATTGACTGACTAGTAATGGTTGTATGTTTAACCAAGAGATTGGGGTTACTCTATggaaatgaatttgaaaaatttGGGAACCACTCATCTAACTTCAATAACTTTGttttaccaaacattttatacaaatgaaaatctgcagaagCATCTTTGAAGAATTTCTACTATTATGCTTCAGACTTTTCAAACTCCTTCATCAAAATATGATACATCTTAGCCAActtaataatttataaaattttaGCACACTATAACAATGACATTGTATTTTACATTCAGTTAGATGcaacttaacatttttctttgccacatgttttaagaaaaactttCCTAAAATCTTgagttaaataataataaaaaaagaatcaaaacttTTTCCGTCCAGATCTAAGGATGAGATTAGTCGAATGATGTTATACAGTATCAATATTATTGGTATGAAATCACTGATTTTCTGACTTTGTTACAGGCCATTGTGAGTGGATGTCAAACTTCCTCCTCAGTGCAGACACCGATTTGACCCTGCAGTAATCTGTCGGAAGCAGGAAAGATAGgtcatctaaaacatgcatacAATGTGAACAGATATCCAGAAGCCTTTGGAAAGTCAGACTTATCAGTTCAGGGAAATGTTCAGCCAGTgacttctgcttcttttctgtATAAGAGAAAAACATGACTCAAATGTATCTAATGGGAAATGTCCCAGTGAAGCGTCTACGTAATTAACAGTAGCACTTTTAGTTCCTCTGATATTAGAGAATTAACCAATTTAACCACAGCTGGACATAACACATTTCATTtagctaataataaaaaaattaaacaaaacaaacaatactttcataagatatttatttgtaatcaatacaaaaattaagaaaaacaaagaatgccAGGAACTCCTCTGAACAGTTATTTTGTTGGCATGATGCGGCTTGTGGCTCCGTTGCTCTGACATCTACTCAAAGGACACATTTAGCAGAGTCATGTTTCGGTTTTGGAATGAACAACATTAGAAGataacttacaaaaaaaaaaaaaaaagcaaacttatGGTCAAAGTCAGAAACATTTGGTCATTgaataatataatattaaattgaaattaaataaatcttccttcaGCTACACTCCTAACAATATATGCCTTTGATAAGCTAGCTAggatgaaaaagtgtttttgtttgtttcaacttTGATGCCACTGTCAGTGTTACTTCGATAAGACTGCAGATCgctatgttttatttaactgaagtATGTTgcttggtgtttatttttactctatAGTGTCAATGAACAGTGAAACGAAAAACTACCTCATCAAAAATCAACTGCATAAAAGCTGATCAACATACATAAGGTATTCAGTTTTGGACTGCTTTCAAAGTGTGTTGGGATTACTTTGGTCAGctaatgtatttatataaagTGTAAACAGGCCAGCACACAACCAACTATTTTGCTATCTTATGGACCTCAGATAACAGGGAGCAGTTTGAGAGGAAACACTGTACCATAAACTGAAATCACATCACTtggataataaatattttacgaGCACAATATACTGCTGTTAAACTATGTCTCAGCATAActggcattttattttctatgtgGTAAAAATATCTTCCATCTCTATCTGttctcattttgtctttatttcaaaCGAGCAGTTCCTCACACCGACTACCAAGAACAAGAAACAGCTGGAACAAAGGTTAGATGCAGAGACCTATACATCTACAAGGCTGGAAACAACATTTGCCcatatgtaattattattaatcGTCACATACAGTTCTCAAACATAGTAGAGAAAAGAGTGTGACAGTGAAGAGGCGATTCGCCACCTGACATTTCCACCTCCTTTCACCGAGAGAGTGAAAGGTGCCGCCAGATGTGCTTCAGTGTTTAGGCTCTCCCCACTGCGGTCGACTCTTCTGGTTCACTTCAGTTTCTGGCAGCTATGACAACAGATAGAGCTACTCCACCAATGGCCACAGCAGTCGCACCAAAGAGCCACTTCCAGCTGAGACCCTGCAGATAGACGAGCACGGGGTGACTCGTGAGAAGGCTGAAGTCATGAGGCAACAAAAATGGACCAACATACACATGCTGCAGTTAAGCCCAAAAGAGTCAACATAAATTAGCATCCCTTTATCAATGATTGACTATGTTTACAGATGCCGATATTTGCTTGAGCAGACTTTTTtagaattaaataataataataattaaaaaaactgcagccaaatacaattttttttatatttgatcaaTTAGAGTTGATACAGAGAAAAGTGTATGATTGAttagtgcaacaaaaaaaacaaactggtttacaatgcagctttattttaagGACTTTCTTACCCATGAAGACTTGGCTCTGGATTTTGTCGTGCCGCTTTTTGAAGGATTTCCTAACATCTTCTTGTACATGGCCTGCTCTGCTCCCCTCTGCTCTGAGTGCTTCTTCACCAGCTTGGAGAGCTCTGCATGAATTGTCTgcatagagaaaaaaaaagccccaagaaacaaaatgatgatAATAGACCTAGTTCAGACATTGCAGATGATAACTACACATTTAGTAAGTTATCATTTTATACAATTACACAGTTAGATTCCCAAAGATCTCAGTCAATGTATGTAGCATGTAAAGTAGAACTTTTAGATATTTCTACAGTGGACaggctttaaatataaaacctgaATAATATCATGAAGGGAAGAAAAGGGATGGCAGGTGTTGTAGTTTATTTTctagaataaaaacacaccagaTAGAGTTGAATCTCTctataaatgcaaatatatatgAAGTAGATATaaaacattgaacatttttccaTTATTAAATCGACTTCCATACTGTTGACTGACTGTGAGAACCCTAAAGAGTCCATCAAAACAGAAGCTAACGTTGCATTTGCAACACGTTTGAAATTACTGGTAAAAGAAATAATAACTATACACCAATTTAATATGACTAAACACTGGGAAAACGTTAGCTCTGCTCTGCTGGGTTCCAAGAAATAACAGGCTTCCATTACAATAACCAGGCTGCAGTTTAGCCCACATGTCCTCACAAATATTCCAGGATCTGACTTCAATTATTGTTCCAGCAAAAGCTCCGGTGTGAGTCATTTCTTTGCTCTTAAAGCTTTCGAGTGACTAAGCAAATCGGTCtcatcagacagaaaatgtttatgcTCAGTAATTGCACTTCATCACAAAGACTGAAGAAACACCGCTCAGagtttacagaaatatttaccCGTTACAAAATTAATATTATGAATTAAGTGTTCCTGCACAGACCTGTGGGAGAAAGGCATTGCTCGCTCTGTACAGATTTAGCTTTTCTTTAGTCATTTTTGCTCTCAGTTATACATTGAAGGAAGGGACAGTGTTTAGTTGTAAGATCCAGTGAAAGTGGTCCATGTTATTGTAGGATTATAAAACTGACAGAACAGTGGCCGGTTCCCAAAGGAAAGGACAAAGAGGGATAAACAAACATGCAATGTCCTGTTTGTTCAAACTCTGTGCCGAGACAGCCGAAGGCAGTCTAAACTGGAAATGTCAAGTCTGTGTGTCATTTTAGGAAATTAAACAAACCAGACAAATAAATCTTCTCTCGTCAAACTTGGAAGACGAGGGGTGTGGCAAGCTGACAGAGTGACAAATGTAAACAGTGATGTACGGGGAGCATTAGCAATGTCTTTTCACTTCCTCCACCAGCTAAAAGGCACCTTATTGATTTGAACGACTGTCATTAAAAGGGAAAAGAGTAGAGATGCTTACTTTGGTATTACAAATGAATCAGACCAGCATCTGGCTAATGTGTTAAATCTTACTATTGCAAAGAGTGCACAGAGATATTTATTAAGGATTCTCTTAGCCATCAGAAGCTTTCTTTGTTGACACAAAGCCAGAAAGTCCTTCCAGCTTAGATTTAAGGGGTGCCACCCTTAACCAGTTGTGTAGACCCAAATATTTTGACAGccttgttaaaacaaaactagacTTCCTTTCGGTTCCCTATTTTTCATCCCTGAAACTCTGCAAAGCTAAGGCTTTATAGTGTAAACTTTCTCAACATCTTAAGATTGAATTTCCCCCAAATTGCATGATTTAACTTCCAAAATATGCACTCGCCTGTAAACGAGGCAATTTAGCCAACGTGCATCTGTCCAAAATGAAATGGTACCTTTCATTACACAGCATGTGCAAGCAGGAAACTGGTGCACAGGCCATGTGCTGTGCAACAGATTGGTGTAGGACTGACGTGGGGAGCTCTGGGCATCAGCTACTATggtgctgcagctgatccaaGAAGCCCACACACTTGAAAATACTCCGTTAAGTGGCCTTATATAGCCAAAGAACCTTATATAGTCGGCTGTATGAGCAGAAGAGAACCCATGGATAGGCTTTAGATACGGCCAGGGTGCAGGGTGAACCTATTTACAGCAGCAACATGAAAGCAGATCCTTTGAAATGATGAATCAGCGGTTCACCTCGCCTCGCACCAGACTGATTCATGTCTTACCCAACGGCACCATCTAGTGGTCAAAAGGgaggacttttatttttagacgGATTTACCTTGTTGCTTGGTTCCAGCTTCAGCGCTCTCCGCAAAGTTTGAATGGCCTCAGTGTATTCGCCTTGTAAAGCCAGAACCTTAATCGGAAACACACATCAAATAATGCACGACTGCGGCAGAGTTCGGCAGAGCTTGGAAGGTAAAAGAAGAAGAGCGATACCTTGCCCATGCGGAAAAGGGCTTTTATGTTGTCCGGCTGGTGTGCAAGAGCAGAAACGCAAGATTTAAGGGCCGCATCATAGTGGTCCAACTTCAGCTGAGAGGCAGCCATGTTGTTCAGACACTTGACTTTGACGTCCAgcagttcctcctcctcctcaggaCTGATGTCAACTGGAACAGAACAACGTCAACAAAAGAATTACTAAAACCTAacatatgtaaacaaaaaaacccaaaaaagaaaaatccccctcttactcaaaaacatgacatggtTCTCAATTTTTTAGCCTccattctgattaaaaaaaaaagtctaattttgtTATCGTTTCATGACTAAAcctaaaatgtacataaattaATCAGGAAACTAAACAAGACGAAGTAAACAAAATTTGCTGTTCTATCAATCaatttcaaaatgcattttcaacTTCAGGCATTAAACATGCAGACAGGAttcaaattgttgtttttgatttaacagtatcaaattttaaagatcaaacgtaataaaaacaaatttaaagaatTTCAAGCTGAACCCAAAACATATATCAtggcctatttttttttttgttttctcatgtggctttttgtgtgtgaaataacccacacagacaaaaacacagtcCTCAGGTCAAAGGTGggttctaaaaaaaatgtatttcaacattaaactaaataattacaactatgattttctttttattaccaAACAGCATTGTGACATATTTTACAGAACGTGAAAAATAGAGAAAGTTTCTCTATGACCCTTGACTCCTCGTTGTTTAACTCACCTTTGGAGTTTGACTCTGTAATCTGCAGGGCAATGCTGTATGAGTTGACAGCAAAAGCATAGTCTGCACACTGATAGTGAACATTGCCCCGCTCTCTCTTGCGGATGGCCAGTGCAATTCTGTCTGAAGGCGGCATCAGCTCCACGTCTGGTGCGTCAGTAGCTCCCACCAGTTCCACTTCTAAGGACAGCTGTGCGTTAGGGGGTATATCGGGTTCAAGGCTGGCGAGAAAATGAGACATCGGTCCAGTGAAGGGAAGCAAATACATGGATAACTTGGGACAATTTCATGAAATAAGAGGAAATATCCTCACTGGCTTGTGTTCATGTCAAAAAGTTGGAATTTCTGGCAGGATGATTAACTTCTTCAAGTAAAATACTATTATAAAAGTATACCATTAGCTTGATTTAAATGTATATGTAGAGGCTCGCCATAAATTTCTAACATATTCTCGATTACACAATGTTAAGTTATCAAATGCGTAGTTTTCttgtcacattacagctgcAAGAAGATGCTGTCTTTAAGCTGCCCATTTCAGGTAAAACTTTAACGTCAATTTCATTGTATGCATTTGTCTTACtgatgttttatgtgttttatgacCTCAACAGTGTTGCTAATGTTGGTGGTTTACAGTAAAGTGAGCTGCTGAATATTCCTGGGTCTTCTTTCCTCCCTGCCACGTCACTATTGTAAGTTTGGTCTTAGTGTAGTAACTCACCTGctcaagtaaataaaataaataggaCACTTTCATAAGCAACAGAGCTTTTTCCagggttaaaacattttaaaaaactgaactcATGAAAgcaaaaccaacaacaacaaaaaaagtcagtgtGATTTAATCGGTGAAATGGACTGGTTGACATCATGTAACAAGACTTGCCAACAACAGGCACTCATGCATTCCTCAAGCATGCgctacattttctttgcaacaCGCCACACTTACAGAAAGTCATTTACCACTTTTGAAAATAGAAAAGTGCATCTCATTTTggctttgtcttcttttttgttcAACTGGCCTGAAACCGC includes:
- the fkbp8 gene encoding peptidyl-prolyl cis-trans isomerase FKBP8; amino-acid sequence: MDASDAHESALSAKKSGKTSLLDSGEDFEVLDEEDIDDDLPPLEDAGGGDRNVADNTENKNAEEESEASAQMDEWLDVLGNDQLKKKVLEPGKGRASRPQKGQDVEINLRTHLMDGTLVEEQNNLSFTLGDGDVIQALDLTVQLMEMGEKALIHTDAKYAYGVRGSLEPDIPPNAQLSLEVELVGATDAPDVELMPPSDRIALAIRKRERGNVHYQCADYAFAVNSYSIALQITESNSKVDISPEEEEELLDVKVKCLNNMAASQLKLDHYDAALKSCVSALAHQPDNIKALFRMGKVLALQGEYTEAIQTLRRALKLEPSNKTIHAELSKLVKKHSEQRGAEQAMYKKMLGNPSKSGTTKSRAKSSWGLSWKWLFGATAVAIGGVALSVVIAARN